From the genome of Fusobacterium sp. IOR10:
ATTGATTTTAAAAAATATCCTTATAAAGCAGGAGACTTAATAATTATTGAACGTCATCGTGTTCATTCCTTTAAAGTGAATAATAATGTGGAAGGTTATGTTATTAATTTAAATGAACCTTTCTTTTTTGAAGATGGTGAAAATAATAATATGGATTTACTTGCATTTTTTGAAACTCCCTATGAAAAACCTATTTTATCCATAGATATGTCAAAAATTTCAACTAACAAAATTCTTATAGATTTAGTTTACAAAGAGTATTGTAAAAATCATGATTATTCTTCAAAAAATCTTATTCGTTCACTGTTTAAAAGTTTTATTTTTTCATTATATTTAGAAAAAAAAGATAAAATTATTAATTCTTCCACTATAGAATATAAATATTACAATAAATACCGTGAACTTATCGAGCTAAATTTTAGAAATTTAAAAACAGTTAACAACTATTCTAAACTTATAGGAGTTAGTGTTAAAACAATAAATATGGCATGTAAAAAATGTGCTGATATAAGTGCTAAACAACTTTTAATAAATAGGGTTATACTTGAAGCTAAACGTCTTCTTGTTAAAGGTGATATGAAAATATATGAAATTTCATATTATTTAGGTTTTAATGAACCTGCTAACTTTTCAGCATTTTTTAAAAAACATACAGGTATGAGTACCAATGATTTTAAAGAAGTCATTAAATTAAAAAAATATAAATAATTTTACTGTTAAATACGCCCTAAGCTATTATAGCTAAGGGCGTTCTTTTTATATTAAAAAGATAGTTTATCCCATGCTCTCAATTAAAAATCTCAAAATTTATAAAAATTAATGTCCTAATTTTATATAGAAAAATAAAGCAATATAATCTAAAATAACCCAATATATTTAAAAATTAAATATAAAAATTATAGAAAAACACTGTAATCTTATCCCGATGTATAAATATTTTAAATTCTATTTGACAATTGCATCAAAATAATATATAATCTTATGCATATTAAGAAAGACGGAGGTGGCATATGAAAAGATATATTATTTTAGCAATTATAAACAACAATAATAATAATGGCAATATGTCGGGATTTGAACTTACTTAATGTTTTATAACATTTTGAGGGCAAATCCATTTTATCTTGTTTAATTAAAGATTAAAATTTATGCCCTAATTAACTTGTTAATTCGAATCATTTGGGGTAGTACTCAAATGATTTTTTTTATTTAAATTTTAAAGGAGTGACTATTATGAAAAAATGTATTATACCAAGTGGATATGAAAACAAACTAAGCTTATTTGAAACTGAAGTAAGTATTAAAAAAGTTAAAGATTTCTTTCAGCACGCTCTAGCTTATGAATTAAACTTAACTAGAATTTCTGCACCTCTTTTCCTTAGTGATACTTCTGGACTTAACGACAACTTAAATGGATATGAAAGACCTGTAGGTTTTGATATTAAAACTATTCCTGGAGAATTCTCTGTTGTTCATTCCCTTGCAAAATGGAAAAGGATGGCATTGAAAAAATATGAATTCCCTATGCACGCTGGACTTTACGCTGATATGAATGCTATTAGAAGAGATGAAGATGAATTAGATCCTTTACATTCTATTTATGTTGACCAATGGGATTGGGAACTTATAATAAAAAAAGAAGAAAGAAACTTAGAGTTTTTGAAAAAAATAGTTAAACGTATTTTTAGATCACTTCAAAAAACTGAAAAATATATTAACAGAGAATATCCTCTTCTTAGTGAAAAATTACCTGAAGACATATTTTTTATCACTTCTCAAGAGTTAGAAGATGCTTATCCTGATTTAACACCTAAAGAAAGAGAAAATGTTATTGCTAAAGAACATAAAGCTGTTTTCATTTCTCAAATTGGTAAAATTTTAAAATCTGGAATAAAACATGACGGTAGAGCACCTGACTATGATGATTGGGATTTAAATGGAGATTTAATTGTATGGTATGAACCATTACAATGTGCTTTAGAATTAACTTCTATGGGAATTAGAGTTAGTGAAGAATCCCTTGCAAAACAACTTACTATAGCTGGAGCTGAAGATAGAAGAGAATTACCTTTCCATAAAGCTCTTCTTAACAAAGAATTACCTTATACAATAGGTGGAGGAATTGGACAATCTAGAATTTGTTTATTCTTCTTAGAAAAAATTCATATTGGAGAAGTTCAAGCGTCTGTTTGACCAAAAGAAATGATTGACCATTATAAAGAACATGGAATTAAATTTTTATAATTATATGTGTTAATACTTTAATTTTTTAACTTTAATTTTTGCTTTTAGGAGGTATTTTAATGAATAACATGCTAGAAATTTTTGGAACAAATCACTTTTCTGAAATAGAATTGAAAAGTCGAATTCCTGCTTCTATTTTTAAGGAGTTTAAGGCTGTTCAAA
Proteins encoded in this window:
- a CDS encoding AraC family transcriptional regulator, translated to MKVKNISYRNPKNKNNSDLEILRIRHFFETRPQKMLETDVRLNFWILLYITKGNGVHYIDFKKYPYKAGDLIIIERHRVHSFKVNNNVEGYVINLNEPFFFEDGENNNMDLLAFFETPYEKPILSIDMSKISTNKILIDLVYKEYCKNHDYSSKNLIRSLFKSFIFSLYLEKKDKIINSSTIEYKYYNKYRELIELNFRNLKTVNNYSKLIGVSVKTINMACKKCADISAKQLLINRVILEAKRLLVKGDMKIYEISYYLGFNEPANFSAFFKKHTGMSTNDFKEVIKLKKYK
- the asnA gene encoding aspartate--ammonia ligase; its protein translation is MKKCIIPSGYENKLSLFETEVSIKKVKDFFQHALAYELNLTRISAPLFLSDTSGLNDNLNGYERPVGFDIKTIPGEFSVVHSLAKWKRMALKKYEFPMHAGLYADMNAIRRDEDELDPLHSIYVDQWDWELIIKKEERNLEFLKKIVKRIFRSLQKTEKYINREYPLLSEKLPEDIFFITSQELEDAYPDLTPKERENVIAKEHKAVFISQIGKILKSGIKHDGRAPDYDDWDLNGDLIVWYEPLQCALELTSMGIRVSEESLAKQLTIAGAEDRRELPFHKALLNKELPYTIGGGIGQSRICLFFLEKIHIGEVQASV